A segment of the Polyodon spathula isolate WHYD16114869_AA chromosome 1, ASM1765450v1, whole genome shotgun sequence genome:
AAACAAGCTCTTCCACATATTTATTTACCTATACAGTCGTCTCGATTATCCGGGGTATTGGAAGGGAGGGATGCCCCATATCAATCGTAAAACGGACAATGCAAAACCTATAAAAACatacacagtatactgtacttaCTTTCTAATTGCTTAAAGTAGTCCTATTCCTTGATTTTTTCATTGATTTCCTCTTAGACAAACTGCTTGAAGAATCACAGCTACTCGAATATGAAATtagcaattcctttttttttttttaaatcacaagccATTCACCAATTACACATTTTCCAGCttcttaactatttatttatttttattgttaaaactACGCATTTACGCTTACTTTTGTAGgcctgtgtttttcttcattttttgcaAGCAAGTTTAATCTGCAACCGGGATAATCCACCCACGAAAAATTGAGAGTTGACTTTACATTAGTTACTGTCAAAACTGGCGGCAGTGACACCGACATAACAAGATTTTAATACAATCTTTGGTTTTACTGTTACTACAAGTATAATCTCTTTCTCACTGACTTCAATTAGACATACAGGATACAAAGGAAACTGCTTTTGATATGCATGAAGGCTTATACAGAACAGCAGACTGATTCGGTCAAAGTCAAATTCAGTACAGAAGCAGTACTTAAGATGCTTATTATATACCTTAGAAAATAAAGAGAGAAACGCTTGGTCTATAAAATCTACAACTGGAGGACATGCCTAATGTATAGGACTAACAGAAAAGTACACTCAGTGCTCTCTGCAGCTAAAATGACCTAACTTTCATTGACAATACAAATCGGTTACCAATAATCCAAAATAATGCTTATTGTATAACTTACAAGACGTACGTTCATGGGTTTTAAATGCACTCACTTTTAATTACACACTCACTAATAATCAGTAAAGTAGAAATTAGTTCAGGGAACCAATCATGTTCAGATCACATGTAGCTATTTACTGAGACACTGAGAGTCAATATACTGATATCCAGATGTTTGATCATTCATGACCAAAACCCACCACCATTGTGCTGGAGACATTTTAAATCACTGCTGGTTGATTGTTTAGTTATGGGGGGAAAAGTCATATCTATATGTTAGTATGGAGAAGTTGATCATTTTGGCTACGAGCATTGGGAAAACAAATTGACGGATCTTTTTATAACCAATGCTCTCATAGAGCTTCTGTGCATCATACTGGACATGGGACGTCTCCAGCACCACTGCCTTGCAGCCATTTGCATGTGCAAAGTCCAAAACAGCCCTGAAGAGCGCTTTGGCAATGCCCAGACCTCTGTAGTTCTTCCTCACAGACATGCGCTTCAACTCCAAGGCGCCTGGCTCTTCTCTGGAAGGTACGGCAGCAATCATAGCAACCACATGATCATCACTCTCTGCCACCCAGAAGCAGGAGCCTTTGTTCTTCATGTATGTTTTGTTGATATCCAGCAGGTCGTCTTTCAAGGTCGCCTCTACGTAAGTGCTATATATATAGTCGAATGCCTGGTGCAATCCTGCTAGAGGTAAGGCGACTGCCAGGATGGAAAGCACAAATGATCCGGTGATCAGGAACAGAAGACAGAGCACAAACATCAAGGTTAGATGTAACCGAGGCTGCTTCAGGATGTACACAAATCTAGCTAGAATATGCTCTCTTATGCCTGCAGCAAATATATCCCTCACTGCTTCACAATCTTTGTCCCGTATTTTCTGATTCTATAGTTGGCCATGATGTTttcctggaataaaaataaataaatacattcattatatcaaaaaaaaaaaaaaaaaacctgtgcaacCTGACAAAAACCAGATTTCAGTTTCCTGAATGTCTGTCTACAGCTTGCGTTTTAACTGTAAGAAGTGACTACTACTACGGCTGAAAGCTCATTTGCATTGAGCTTGTAGAaccattttttttgggggggggcacTTTAGAATTACTCAGAAAAACTGTGGGAGGGGGCAGACGTGTTATCTGTAACCTTCTTGAGAATCAGCTGCTGATGCTAACATGAACTAGTGGATTCACTGACAACGATACTAGTGAAAGACAGTCATGGAGCCATGCCAGCTTTCTCTCACACATCACCTCAATTCCAAACTCTGCAGTCCAGGGCCTCATGAAAGCAAAAGCAGAATCGTTGTAATGTGGACTTTATTCAGGGCAAACCCCCCACCACACCTTGGGCGATGTCAGAACACTAAGGGACATTACCTGGAAAACTGTCAATGCAATCCAAAGAAGGTGGAAGAATTGCCTGTTTTAGTCCATATAAAGTCTGTGAAAAGATGATAAATCCTATTACCAATTCTGGGGGTTGAGGTCTTTGACAGCTGCACGGCTATTACAGCAAATCTACATGCACAATGAATCAATACTTTTATAATTGATTCTTCTGAATCCAAAAACAAATGCACTGTGTTTACTGTACATGTCAAACTCAACCGGGTTTGGAGTAATCAATGCTTCTGTCTGTATTCACTTTGGTCTGATTCAATAGTCCCCAACCTGAACCCACCTCAGAACTGATTTACATGCAGAATATATTCTTGATCACATTGTGCATAGAAACAAGGTACTGATGGTTAAGCAGAGACAACAAACCCCATTTTGAGCAAGGCTTGTACTTCAGGCCCCCTGTACAAAGCCATGAACTATACAGTGTACTGTATCAGATTTATAAAGAACGAGAAATGCACAGTAGGCTAGTGATCGTTActgtttcaatttttgttttccaGGTGTAAAAGTCTGCCTCTTagggggaaaaatatatattcacgcattgtattttatttgtattcttacaAATGCATTGGCTGAATAATTAAACACTCTaaaactgattaaagaaaaagaaaaaatcatgcAGCGGTCCAAATTCAGTCACCACTACTTTCAAGCAATAACGTAATAATTGTTTGTATTACAAACTATTTACAATTGCATAAACGCTACAAGAAATGTCACTGTACATACCTAGTACAGGGTACTAAAAATCCTCATTGGCTGCAGAAATGCTGCACTTCACAGGTTGTGTTTGGCTGTGTTTCTTAGTTCATGAACCGTCACAAATTCGTAACTTAAGTGACCTGGTTTTATATTACAGCAAGCCttgattaaaattatattatgtaTAAACACATACAGCTGCTACGACTGCTACAAAACAATATACAAGCAACACAGCTCCCAAAACAACTAGATCACATGGGTTTATGTATAATATAGACACTTCAATGCAAACGATAACACTGGAAATAACAGTTTGTTTCTTCACTGCGAGAAAAGGTGACGCCGTGCGAGCGCTTCCTGGTTCCACTCACAAGACACACGGCAACGAGAGAACCCTTCTGCATTTAA
Coding sequences within it:
- the LOC121302749 gene encoding LOW QUALITY PROTEIN: probable N-acetyltransferase camello (The sequence of the model RefSeq protein was modified relative to this genomic sequence to represent the inferred CDS: inserted 1 base in 1 codon), producing MANYRIRKYXDKDCEAVRDIFAAGIREHILARFVYILKQPRLHLTLMFVLCLLFLITGSFVLSILAVALPLAGLHQAFDYIYSTYVEATLKDDLLDINKTYMKNKGSCFWVAESDDHVVAMIAAVPSREEPGALELKRMSVRKNYRGLGIAKALFRAVLDFAHANGCKAVVLETSHVQYDAQKLYESIGYKKIRQFVFPMLVAKMINFSILTYRYDFSPHN